The Anomaloglossus baeobatrachus isolate aAnoBae1 chromosome 5, aAnoBae1.hap1, whole genome shotgun sequence genome includes the window GGCTGGGGAGTAGCAGTCGGAGGTTGGTTGGCGAGTGTGCAAGTGAAGGCGAAGGAGAGCGGGGAGGAGGAGGCGGGGGCTTGAGCGCTTCGCCTGTGCGTTACAGCAGCCGCCAGTTGGTGGCAGTGCAGATCCACTGCATTCCAGTGCAGCCTGTAGTCAACACGCTGAAGTGGGAAGAGCACAGTGCAGCTCGGAGAGCTTCTATCAAGACAGCTGCTGTCAGGCAAGGTGGATGCAGCCTCCAGGCAAGTTGATCTCTGGGCTCCTAGATCCTTATGGACATTTCTAATTTTCATGGTGAACTGAGCTGCATTTAGCTGCAGACCCCTTCCATCCAGAAGAGACTGTGCCCCCTGCAGCCCCCACATCTAATTGTCGGGGTGCCATGGCTGAAGTAGGAGTTCAGGAGCCAACCCTGCCCTGCAAAAGTTTGGCAGGTGGGGGATCCCTGCTGGCCAGCCAAGAAGATAGTGGGTGGCAACCAAGGGCAGAGGAGGAGACAGGGGAGTGCCCGCCTAGACATCCCTCCACCCTGTCCTGCCCGGAGAAAGAGGACCAAGGCGGCAAAGTGGGCGATGAGCACAAACCCGGGCAGCTCGGCCGAGGCAAAGCCCAGCAAGACGAGGAGTGGAAGGAGCTGGGCAAGAAAAGGCACCGCAGGCGGCCATCCAAGAAGAAGCGGCGGTGGAAGCCCTACAACAAGCTGACCTGGGAGGAGAAGAAGCGCCTGGAGGAGCGCGAGTCCCAGAGGGCGGCCAGGATGAGGGCCGAGATGTTCGCCAAGGGGCAGCCGGTGGCCCCGTACAACACCACCCAATTCCTGATGGAGGACCACGACCAGGAGGAGCCCGACCTGTGCCCCCCTCAGCGCAGAGGCCTGGCCGCC containing:
- the HEXIM1 gene encoding protein HEXIM1 — protein: MAEVGVQEPTLPCKSLAGGGSLLASQEDSGWQPRAEEETGECPPRHPSTLSCPEKEDQGGKVGDEHKPGQLGRGKAQQDEEWKELGKKRHRRRPSKKKRRWKPYNKLTWEEKKRLEERESQRAARMRAEMFAKGQPVAPYNTTQFLMEDHDQEEPDLCPPQRRGLAALPSLHANSFAKGDSTEEDVEEEDDGTGSDGMGSDDGAEFLQKDFSETYEKYHAESLQDMSKQELIREYLELEKCLSRMEEENNRLRLKEIGTVQEAGTQDCRIRQLELELERLQEENRRLLADPSGL